Proteins encoded in a region of the Oscillospiraceae bacterium MB24-C1 genome:
- a CDS encoding cation-translocating P-type ATPase, producing the protein MGHGRDEMAGLTTKEAQQRLLENGENRLDTGKKHSALKIFAGQFRDLMVIILLIATAVSAVLGELHEAVAIVVIVLINALLGFFQELRCEQTLEALAKLSAPLARVRRDGREIEIPAAKVVQGDLLLLSAGDCVAADAVVLTQNALACDEALLTGESEACTKRAVTGNEANARAAHDAMVFMGTHVVAGHAEAQVSAIGMATEMGAIAGMLSDIEEEQTPLQKRLDQVGRVIGAGCLVICMLVAAAGVWRGEAPLNMLITGISLAVAAVPEGLPAIVTISLALAVRRILRRNALIKHLHAVETLGCATVICSDKTGTLTQNRMTVQKLVTISGEHVPGQIKQLPMRHPEIKHLLEAAAFCNDARAQPKKRGFWGREEPDSLMFSGDPTETALLKTALDAGVRPADFFRRGELAFDSTRKRMTVWGGCADGVNRIYMKGAPELVLSRCTRIATAQGSVPLTPELRRKIIGDNTRLAGDALRVMGFAFREQGQNGEASENNLVFAGLIGLFDPPRPEAAAAVAACRTAQIRAVMITGDHAATAKAVAKQLGILRGEDDVITGDVLDAMTDAQLLECCKTATVFARVSPAHKLRIVRSMKENGEIVAMTGDGVNDAPAVKESSIGVAMGASGTDVTREAADVILLDDNFATLVAAVEEGRTIYQNIRRFLRYLLSCNAGEVFTMFVGMLMGMPVILTPIQLLLVNLVTDGLPAIALGLEPSDPQVMRQPPRRAEDSIFSGGLLGKILFRGVLIGLTTLGVFSLISGSGADLKTARTAALCTLTMTQLFHVFECRSETKGLLQVNPFTNPLLLAAALASIACVFGAVYHPAISSVFLTTALTADQMKTVLLCSLAVPAISSVTLLFSKKRPRRAGGQGTYNNQKSPSQRRKALTEQYSG; encoded by the coding sequence CTGCTAGAAAACGGAGAAAATCGGTTGGATACCGGAAAGAAGCATTCAGCATTAAAAATTTTTGCGGGACAGTTCCGCGATCTGATGGTCATAATACTATTGATTGCTACGGCGGTTTCGGCGGTTTTAGGCGAGTTGCACGAAGCGGTTGCCATTGTGGTGATTGTACTTATAAATGCGTTGCTAGGATTTTTTCAGGAATTGCGCTGCGAACAGACACTAGAAGCGCTGGCAAAGCTTTCGGCTCCACTGGCCCGCGTAAGGCGCGACGGACGTGAAATTGAAATTCCTGCGGCCAAGGTGGTGCAGGGCGACCTGTTACTGCTTTCGGCAGGGGATTGTGTTGCTGCCGATGCGGTGGTGCTGACGCAAAATGCGCTGGCCTGCGACGAGGCACTGCTCACCGGCGAGTCAGAGGCCTGCACCAAGCGGGCGGTTACCGGCAACGAGGCAAATGCGCGAGCGGCACATGATGCGATGGTGTTTATGGGTACCCATGTAGTAGCCGGCCACGCCGAGGCACAGGTATCCGCCATCGGCATGGCGACCGAGATGGGGGCCATTGCTGGAATGCTCAGTGATATTGAAGAAGAGCAGACGCCGCTGCAAAAGAGGCTGGATCAGGTGGGCCGGGTGATTGGCGCGGGTTGCCTTGTTATCTGCATGTTGGTGGCGGCGGCGGGGGTGTGGCGTGGAGAAGCGCCACTGAACATGTTGATTACCGGCATCAGTCTTGCGGTGGCAGCGGTACCGGAAGGGTTGCCAGCCATTGTAACCATCTCGCTGGCGCTTGCGGTACGGCGAATTCTGCGCCGAAACGCGCTGATTAAGCACCTTCACGCAGTGGAGACATTGGGTTGTGCCACAGTGATCTGCTCCGACAAAACCGGTACGCTGACTCAAAACCGGATGACGGTGCAAAAACTGGTGACAATATCGGGGGAACATGTACCCGGACAGATAAAACAGTTGCCGATGCGCCACCCGGAGATAAAGCATCTGCTGGAAGCCGCGGCCTTTTGTAACGATGCCAGAGCGCAACCTAAAAAGCGCGGGTTTTGGGGCCGCGAAGAACCGGACAGCCTCATGTTTTCCGGTGATCCGACCGAAACTGCGCTGCTTAAAACGGCGTTGGATGCCGGTGTACGTCCTGCAGATTTTTTCAGGCGTGGCGAGCTGGCATTTGATTCAACCCGAAAGCGTATGACCGTCTGGGGCGGCTGCGCCGACGGGGTGAACCGTATCTATATGAAAGGGGCGCCTGAGCTGGTGCTATCGCGCTGCACTCGAATTGCCACGGCTCAGGGCAGTGTACCGCTTACCCCAGAACTGCGACGAAAAATTATCGGAGACAACACCCGTCTGGCGGGGGATGCATTGCGGGTGATGGGCTTTGCCTTCCGCGAGCAGGGGCAAAATGGGGAGGCATCCGAAAACAATCTGGTGTTTGCCGGATTGATTGGATTATTTGATCCGCCCCGGCCAGAAGCGGCGGCGGCTGTGGCGGCCTGCCGCACAGCGCAGATTCGCGCTGTGATGATCACCGGCGACCACGCCGCAACCGCTAAGGCGGTTGCCAAACAGCTTGGTATTTTGCGCGGTGAGGATGATGTGATCACCGGAGATGTGCTTGACGCCATGACCGACGCGCAACTTCTGGAGTGCTGTAAAACCGCAACGGTATTTGCACGCGTCAGCCCGGCGCACAAACTGCGCATTGTGCGCAGTATGAAAGAAAACGGTGAGATTGTCGCCATGACGGGAGACGGGGTCAACGATGCGCCTGCCGTCAAAGAATCAAGCATCGGCGTTGCCATGGGTGCCAGCGGCACCGATGTAACTCGAGAGGCTGCTGACGTTATATTGCTGGATGATAATTTTGCGACCCTGGTGGCGGCGGTGGAGGAAGGCCGTACAATTTATCAGAACATCCGCCGGTTTTTGCGCTATCTGCTCTCCTGCAACGCGGGAGAGGTTTTTACGATGTTCGTCGGAATGCTTATGGGGATGCCAGTCATTCTCACGCCGATCCAACTACTGTTGGTGAACCTTGTCACCGACGGCCTGCCGGCCATCGCGCTTGGGCTGGAGCCTTCTGATCCACAGGTCATGCGCCAGCCCCCGCGCCGAGCGGAGGATTCCATCTTTTCCGGCGGACTATTGGGGAAAATTTTGTTCCGCGGGGTGTTGATAGGCCTGACGACACTTGGCGTATTCTCGTTGATTTCAGGTAGCGGAGCCGACCTTAAAACCGCGCGTACAGCGGCGTTGTGTACGCTGACTATGACGCAGCTTTTCCATGTATTTGAATGCCGCAGCGAGACCAAAGGGTTATTACAGGTTAATCCCTTTACCAACCCGCTGCTTCTGGCGGCGGCATTGGCTTCGATAGCCTGTGTGTTTGGAGCGGTGTATCATCCGGCAATTTCGTCGGTGTTTCTCACTACGGCTCTGACTGCTGATCAAATGAAAACGGTGTTGTTGTGCAGTCTGGCTGTTCCGGCCATATCGTCGGTGACGCTGCTGTTTTCTAAAAAGCGGCCGCGTCGCGCAGGAGGTCAAGGGACATATAATAACCAAAAAAGCCCCTCGCAACGGCGAAAGGCTTTAACCGAACAATATAGTGGTTGA
- a CDS encoding family 10 glycosylhydrolase — protein sequence MKRSISKYVTLLLAASIFVTALAGCGNGVVSSTGKIEPQQSSSVSSEDTYPGEFPPADQSLPAGNDNASEASSSSSVPKSEVPPTSSSAAASQAKPEASSSQAPTSSSTAVSQTIPETPSSQAPISSSEAAPQAKPETPSSQAPVSSQPEAPPEVEVDYTPSNSADEVRGIWISYLDFYSMAKDQNRSSFASNINSAFKTIANYGLNTVFVQVRPFGDAMYDSDIFPWSYVLTDNEGTNPGYDPLEIMISTAKKYDLRIEAWINPYRVLAIGSTRKLSSSNPAVQAIKKGKDTAISYNGGIFYNPASKTARALITQGVVELVENYDIDGIHFDDYFYPTTDGAFDAVYYRDYCSAGGSLSQADWRRENVNTLVRQVYAAVKAADSSVLFGISPQAHMDNNYNGQFADVEKWLSNSGYVDYICPQIYYGFDNDSVPYTSTLALWNKMCRNSDVALYVGLAVYKCGVSDKWAGSGASEWINCTTMMRDMVEEAREASNYQGFLLYRYDSLFNPASAVSSHISKERANLKAVL from the coding sequence ATGAAACGCAGTATCAGTAAGTATGTCACCCTGTTGTTGGCAGCTAGCATTTTTGTAACGGCGCTGGCTGGATGCGGCAATGGAGTGGTTTCGAGCACAGGAAAGATTGAGCCGCAGCAAAGCAGCAGTGTGTCAAGCGAGGATACGTACCCTGGGGAATTCCCGCCGGCGGATCAGTCGTTGCCTGCCGGGAACGATAATGCGTCTGAAGCGTCATCTTCGTCTTCGGTGCCGAAGTCTGAAGTACCGCCCACATCTAGTTCGGCAGCAGCCTCTCAGGCTAAACCCGAGGCTTCGAGCAGCCAGGCACCCACATCGAGTTCGACTGCAGTATCTCAGACTATACCGGAAACGCCGAGCAGCCAGGCGCCCATATCGAGTTCCGAGGCAGCGCCTCAAGCTAAACCGGAAACTCCGAGTAGTCAGGCACCTGTTTCCAGCCAACCCGAGGCCCCACCCGAAGTGGAGGTTGATTATACCCCGTCAAATAGTGCGGACGAGGTTCGTGGCATCTGGATTTCTTATCTTGATTTTTACTCGATGGCCAAAGATCAGAACCGGTCGAGCTTTGCTTCAAATATTAACAGCGCTTTTAAGACCATTGCGAATTACGGCTTAAACACGGTTTTTGTTCAGGTGCGCCCGTTTGGCGACGCGATGTATGATTCGGATATTTTTCCGTGGAGCTATGTGCTCACCGATAACGAAGGTACTAATCCCGGTTATGATCCACTCGAGATCATGATTTCGACTGCGAAAAAATACGACCTGCGTATCGAGGCATGGATAAATCCCTACCGCGTATTGGCCATTGGTAGCACGCGTAAGCTGTCGTCTTCAAACCCGGCGGTACAGGCGATCAAAAAGGGCAAGGACACGGCAATTTCTTATAACGGCGGCATTTTCTACAACCCGGCCAGCAAAACCGCGCGTGCGCTTATTACACAGGGCGTCGTCGAGCTGGTGGAAAACTATGATATAGACGGCATCCACTTTGATGATTATTTTTATCCGACGACCGATGGGGCGTTTGACGCGGTTTATTACCGCGATTACTGTTCGGCAGGCGGATCACTCTCTCAGGCTGATTGGCGGCGTGAGAATGTCAACACGCTGGTTCGGCAGGTCTATGCGGCGGTAAAGGCTGCCGACTCTTCGGTGCTGTTTGGCATCAGCCCGCAGGCACACATGGACAATAACTACAACGGCCAGTTCGCCGATGTGGAGAAATGGCTGTCTAACAGCGGCTATGTCGATTATATCTGCCCGCAGATTTATTACGGCTTTGACAACGACTCGGTGCCCTATACAAGTACGCTGGCACTGTGGAATAAGATGTGCCGCAACTCGGACGTTGCGCTTTATGTCGGTTTAGCGGTGTATAAATGTGGCGTTTCTGACAAGTGGGCTGGCAGTGGTGCAAGTGAATGGATAAACTGCACCACCATGATGCGGGATATGGTGGAGGAGGCACGCGAAGCTTCAAATTATCAGGGCTTTTTGCTCTATCGATACGATTCGCTTTTTAACCCTGCGAGTGCTGTCTCAAGCCATATTTCTAAAGAGCGTGCCAACCTGAAGGCCGTGCTTTAA
- a CDS encoding zinc ribbon domain-containing protein produces the protein MFFIGLFGTNFKVTSAGYVQAGHCPCCGSEEPFHLARKYHYFHAFFIPLFKFQSSYFATCPKCASVFEVSDVIGKDAEQNGTARAAQGALHLLQNNYRPACPHCAALLGSDDLFCRNCGRSVDK, from the coding sequence ATGTTTTTCATCGGATTATTCGGCACAAATTTCAAAGTAACCTCAGCTGGCTATGTTCAGGCCGGTCACTGTCCCTGTTGCGGCAGCGAGGAGCCGTTTCACCTCGCGAGAAAGTACCATTATTTCCATGCTTTTTTTATTCCGCTTTTTAAATTTCAATCTTCTTATTTTGCAACCTGCCCTAAATGCGCCAGCGTTTTTGAGGTCAGCGATGTCATCGGCAAAGATGCCGAACAAAACGGCACAGCACGAGCCGCCCAAGGGGCGTTGCATCTTCTGCAGAACAACTACCGCCCGGCCTGCCCGCACTGCGCCGCGTTGCTGGGATCAGACGACCTTTTTTGCCGAAACTGCGGCAGATCGGTTGATAAATAA